A region from the Deinococcota bacterium genome encodes:
- a CDS encoding DMT family transporter produces MLLPFTQLGAAFDGSTNWRFVIALSAVHTAFLYILFYQRVRGVPVRRLAILKFGEPVVAVATEVTFYGIRPTAVQIVGMVIILLAAYEVSRQEAKEEVAVSTT; encoded by the coding sequence TTGCTGTTGCCCTTTACCCAACTCGGTGCAGCGTTTGACGGTAGCACAAACTGGCGCTTCGTGATTGCTCTGAGCGCGGTTCACACTGCTTTTCTTTACATCCTCTTTTATCAGAGGGTGCGTGGTGTACCTGTGCGACGCTTAGCCATCCTCAAGTTTGGCGAGCCAGTGGTGGCGGTGGCGACGGAGGTGACGTTCTACGGCATAAGGCCAACGGCGGTGCAAATCGTCGGCATGGTTATCATCCTTTTGGCAGCCTACGAGGTGAGTCGTCAAGAGGCGAAAGAAGAGGTGGCGGTATCAACGACTTAG